One window from the genome of Desulfobaccales bacterium encodes:
- the coaD gene encoding pantetheine-phosphate adenylyltransferase: MTFMPDLAVYPGTFDPITNGHVDLIKRGLKIFDRIIVAVAKNPGKKPLFTLEERADMLRVALKDIPGVTIDTFDGLLMDYCKKVKARVVLRGLRAVTDFEYEFQMAMMNRRLEPEVETVFLMTGLKWVFLSSSILKEAAVHGGDIQEMVPPVVYEMLRKKFGLPPKD, encoded by the coding sequence ATGACCTTCATGCCTGATCTGGCGGTATATCCGGGGACCTTCGACCCCATCACCAACGGCCATGTGGACCTGATCAAACGGGGTCTGAAGATCTTTGACCGCATCATCGTGGCGGTGGCCAAAAACCCCGGGAAAAAGCCCCTGTTCACCCTGGAAGAACGGGCCGACATGCTGCGGGTGGCCCTCAAGGACATCCCCGGCGTCACCATCGACACCTTTGACGGCCTGTTGATGGACTACTGCAAGAAGGTCAAAGCCCGGGTGGTGCTGCGGGGACTTCGGGCGGTCACCGATTTCGAATACGAGTTCCAGATGGCCATGATGAACCGGCGCCTGGAACCGGAAGTCGAAACGGTCTTCCTCATGACCGGCCTGAAATGGGTCTTTCTCAGCTCCAGCATCCTGAAGGAGGCTGCGGTGCATGGCGGCGACATCCAGGAGATGGTGCCGCCCGTGGTGTACGAGATGCTCCGAAAAAAATTCGGACTTCCCCCGAAGGATTGA